One Chordicoccus furentiruminis DNA window includes the following coding sequences:
- a CDS encoding phosphatase PAP2 family protein: MKEKRNLLAGAGLIGAFALWTVLIRWVDVQAVGQNGTKIGFADFNVWFHQLTGVHMTLYTITDWLGLVPIFICLCFGVLGLVQLIKRRSLLRVDPDILLLGIYYVLVIACYLIFEMIPINYRPVLIEGRLEASYPSSTTLLVLSVMPTLMFQVYRRAVNSMLRKAVAVFVFAFSTFMVIGRLISGVHWATDIVASVILSAGLFMLYRSVVLYVDNAKRGNRNKDGVQ; encoded by the coding sequence ATGAAGGAAAAAAGAAATCTGCTGGCAGGGGCAGGGTTGATCGGTGCTTTTGCCCTGTGGACTGTTTTGATCCGGTGGGTCGATGTACAGGCTGTGGGGCAGAATGGAACGAAGATTGGATTTGCTGATTTTAATGTATGGTTCCATCAGCTGACCGGCGTGCACATGACGCTTTACACGATCACGGACTGGCTGGGACTTGTACCCATATTTATATGCCTCTGCTTCGGAGTGCTGGGTCTGGTGCAGCTGATAAAGAGACGGAGCCTGCTAAGGGTTGATCCGGATATCCTGTTATTAGGTATCTATTATGTTCTGGTCATAGCCTGTTACCTGATCTTTGAAATGATTCCGATCAATTACAGACCGGTGCTGATAGAGGGAAGGCTGGAAGCATCCTATCCGTCATCAACGACGTTGCTGGTGCTGTCTGTAATGCCGACATTGATGTTCCAGGTATACAGACGAGCGGTGAATTCTATGCTCAGAAAAGCGGTGGCGGTGTTCGTATTCGCTTTTTCGACATTTATGGTAATCGGAAGGCTGATCTCAGGGGTACATTGGGCGACAGATATTGTTGCCTCCGTAATCCTAAGCGCAGGGCTGTTTATGCTGTATAGGTCCGTGGTTTTGTATGTGGACAACGCAAAGAGAGGTAATAGGAACAAGGATGGAGTTCAATGA
- a CDS encoding IS256 family transposase, which translates to MAQLNITLNQDEILQLLSADPEDAFRTLLQDSLNSVLKAESQEQLQAAPYERSEGRTDSRNGFRTRDLKTRIGTITLNVPRHRNQPFHTMVFENYSRSEAALVTTMAEMVVSGVSTRKVARVVETLCGSSISKSAVSDVCKDLDKEVEAFRSRPIEGNYPFLTVDATYFKVRENGRVVSKALMIAYGTNDDGKREILGFSAYRNESRETWKDFLTGLKKRGLCGLMMITSDAHDGIINASREVFPDVPWQRCQFHFSKNIADKAPKKVQAGLRAELQEMFNCKKIKDARKKRDQVLADYQESASSAMECLDEGFESAMTVMTLPEGMRRFFRTSNHIERLNRELKRRSGVIGIFPNEASLIRLMGSVLMEQNSISQARKAIFSKESYQKLLKSDARNHLHQIAEEQAALLAA; encoded by the coding sequence ATGGCTCAACTCAATATTACATTGAATCAGGACGAAATTCTACAGTTACTTTCTGCCGATCCGGAGGATGCTTTCCGAACCCTCCTTCAGGATAGCCTGAATTCGGTTCTTAAGGCCGAATCCCAGGAGCAGCTCCAGGCGGCGCCGTATGAGCGCTCAGAAGGCCGTACAGACTCGAGAAACGGTTTCCGAACCAGAGATCTCAAAACGCGGATCGGAACGATAACGTTGAATGTACCGAGACACAGAAACCAGCCATTCCATACGATGGTCTTTGAGAACTACTCCCGCAGCGAGGCCGCTCTGGTTACGACCATGGCGGAAATGGTCGTGAGCGGTGTATCCACCAGGAAAGTTGCAAGGGTCGTAGAAACGCTCTGCGGTTCATCGATTTCTAAATCCGCCGTTTCCGATGTCTGCAAGGATCTCGATAAGGAAGTCGAGGCATTCCGCAGCCGGCCGATCGAAGGGAATTATCCGTTTCTCACGGTCGACGCTACGTATTTCAAGGTGCGTGAGAACGGCCGGGTTGTCTCGAAAGCGCTGATGATTGCCTATGGCACCAATGACGATGGAAAGCGCGAAATCCTTGGCTTCTCGGCCTACCGTAACGAGTCACGTGAGACATGGAAAGATTTCCTGACAGGCCTGAAAAAGCGCGGCTTGTGCGGCCTCATGATGATTACGTCCGATGCTCACGATGGCATTATCAATGCATCCAGGGAGGTATTTCCTGATGTTCCATGGCAACGGTGTCAGTTTCACTTTTCAAAGAACATCGCCGACAAAGCACCGAAGAAGGTACAGGCTGGTCTCCGTGCTGAACTGCAGGAAATGTTCAACTGCAAAAAGATCAAGGATGCCAGGAAAAAGCGGGACCAGGTTCTCGCCGATTATCAGGAATCCGCTTCGTCAGCCATGGAATGCCTTGACGAGGGCTTCGAAAGCGCTATGACCGTTATGACGCTTCCGGAAGGGATGCGCCGCTTCTTCCGGACATCGAACCACATTGAGCGGCTGAACCGAGAGCTGAAACGGCGTTCCGGTGTTATCGGGATATTTCCGAATGAAGCTTCGCTGATCCGGCTGATGGGATCTGTCCTGATGGAACAGAACAGCATCAGTCAGGCCAGAAAGGCAATCTTCAGCAAAGAGTCTTATCAGAAGCTGCTGAAATCAGATGCTCGAAATCACCTGCACCAGATTGCCGAAGAACAGGCCGCCCTCCTGGCAGCATAG
- a CDS encoding DUF6551 family protein: MVSGSRETPVWCMIYDDLEYEHEADIFANQMKYVKALLPYEIFMANIEAGNDKELNIKALVEDFGMMITPSASPNGICAVTTLEKIYDKYGFNVLNRVLRLVIGIWEGIPNSTSANMLNGVAKLVDAYGDSLKDDVFKEKLSKISVKEISRAAKDRKAGALGYAEALLLY; encoded by the coding sequence TTGGTTTCCGGTTCCAGAGAAACGCCTGTTTGGTGCATGATCTATGATGATCTTGAGTATGAACATGAAGCAGACATCTTTGCTAACCAGATGAAATACGTAAAAGCCTTGCTTCCCTATGAGATATTTATGGCGAATATCGAGGCTGGAAACGATAAAGAATTGAACATCAAGGCTCTGGTTGAAGATTTTGGAATGATGATTACACCGTCGGCATCTCCGAATGGGATATGTGCGGTCACTACTTTGGAGAAAATCTATGATAAGTATGGCTTCAACGTATTGAACAGAGTGCTCCGGCTGGTGATTGGAATCTGGGAAGGAATTCCGAACTCTACAAGCGCAAATATGCTGAACGGTGTAGCCAAATTAGTGGATGCTTATGGCGACTCATTGAAGGATGATGTGTTCAAGGAGAAACTGAGTAAGATCTCGGTGAAGGAAATATCCAGGGCGGCAAAAGATCGAAAAGCGGGAGCACTGGGGTATGCTGAAGCATTGCTCCTGTACTAA
- a CDS encoding RNHCP domain-containing protein, with translation MNRENKKKSFEKNYYKTHPCNESFVCKVCGKTVVPTGAGSDHRNHCPYCLSSQHLDNEPGDRAAGCGGVMEPIAVWVRKNGEWAIIHRCKVCGTLSSNRIAADDNPMKLMSLAMKPVSSPPFPLERIEEMTRLMGGDGELKW, from the coding sequence ATGAATCGGGAAAACAAGAAAAAATCATTTGAGAAGAATTACTATAAAACCCATCCATGCAATGAATCCTTCGTCTGTAAGGTCTGCGGCAAAACCGTTGTACCGACAGGCGCAGGGAGCGATCATCGGAACCATTGCCCGTACTGTCTCTCCAGCCAGCATCTGGACAATGAACCGGGAGACCGGGCGGCAGGCTGCGGCGGTGTGATGGAGCCGATAGCGGTATGGGTAAGGAAGAATGGAGAATGGGCTATTATTCATCGCTGCAAGGTATGTGGGACATTAAGTTCCAATCGCATCGCAGCGGATGATAATCCCATGAAGCTGATGTCACTGGCTATGAAGCCGGTTTCGTCTCCTCCGTTTCCGCTGGAGCGGATTGAGGAGATGACGCGGCTGATGGGCGGTGACGGTGAACTGAAATGGTAA
- a CDS encoding MerR family transcriptional regulator gives MLKIGEFSKLSRVSVRMLRHYDEIGLLKPAEIDRFTDYRYYREDQLPIAGRIAALKDMGFSLADIVRILEVYDDREKLEQFFSARQKELETLSKDTAYKLTLLDAARKRLRKEEDMSYNVTLKTIPERYAATIRMTIPRYEDEGMIWGKLEEETCRMNLVEDDPCLCAVTYLDGEYKEENVEMMAWKTVKGSYPDTEHVKFRTLPEVMVASCIYQGSYTQITDVYTAVIAWMEANGYEPAEPMFNIYHVSPHETQNPDEFVTEICYPVKKRKEILR, from the coding sequence ATGCTGAAGATCGGAGAATTTTCAAAACTGTCCAGAGTCAGCGTCAGAATGCTCCGCCACTATGATGAGATCGGCCTTTTGAAACCGGCCGAGATCGATCGCTTCACGGATTATCGGTATTACAGAGAGGATCAGCTCCCCATAGCGGGCCGCATTGCCGCCCTGAAGGATATGGGCTTTTCCCTTGCTGATATCGTCAGGATCCTTGAAGTCTATGATGACCGTGAGAAATTGGAACAGTTCTTTTCTGCCCGGCAGAAAGAGTTGGAGACCTTATCAAAGGATACGGCATATAAGCTGACGCTTCTGGACGCAGCCAGAAAAAGGCTGAGAAAGGAAGAAGACATGAGTTATAACGTTACCCTCAAGACAATCCCCGAGCGCTATGCCGCGACCATCCGGATGACCATTCCCCGCTATGAAGATGAAGGCATGATCTGGGGCAAACTGGAAGAAGAGACTTGCCGGATGAATCTCGTGGAGGATGATCCCTGCCTTTGCGCGGTGACCTACCTCGACGGAGAGTACAAGGAAGAAAACGTCGAAATGATGGCCTGGAAGACCGTCAAGGGCAGCTATCCTGACACGGAGCACGTGAAGTTCCGTACGCTGCCGGAGGTCATGGTTGCGAGCTGCATATATCAGGGAAGCTACACCCAGATCACGGATGTTTACACTGCCGTGATCGCATGGATGGAAGCGAACGGTTACGAGCCTGCTGAGCCGATGTTCAACATTTACCACGTCAGTCCGCATGAGACACAGAATCCGGATGAGTTTGTGACGGAGATTTGCTATCCGGTGAAGAAGAGAAAAGAGATTTTGAGGTGA
- a CDS encoding erythromycin esterase family protein — translation MKDMGIKKKKHVAIRRIVILCILAVLVLTGTVFSHFGGFGTGESADPKEFAAYAGQISEIAIPDNTRIIALGEATHGNREFQQLKLDVFQIMVEQYGVRAFALEGDYGGCEAVNRYIHGGDGTAKEAAGAIGFAIYRTDEMEDLISWMRSYNETAAEGDDIRFYGFDMQQTEYNYQFLLEELKSLGHDTAELEKLRVGEEWSALYNREERVSFLTKLNQELSERNLASDTDRAMDTAVHLTDILLQNQAMEKAYEENFADANGIRDQYMADNTMWILAQEEKKGNDRIFITGHNGHLEQSGTYVGGENKVMGNLLTDRIGRDAYFAIGTDFYKTTCNFPTSSGKRVNRTFYSRDPLAKASRKNDYDVSWLDFSVIPADGGLAEMVNGYIFMGNIGENPMDGLNGIVYRLLPYAYRVWQVPSELYDGMIFVTEAHPISINN, via the coding sequence ATGAAAGACATGGGCATAAAGAAAAAGAAACATGTAGCGATCAGAAGAATTGTTATCTTATGTATTCTTGCCGTGCTGGTTCTTACAGGGACTGTATTTTCCCATTTTGGCGGATTTGGAACCGGGGAGAGTGCAGATCCTAAAGAATTTGCCGCATATGCAGGACAGATTTCTGAGATAGCAATTCCTGATAATACAAGAATCATTGCGCTGGGAGAGGCGACGCACGGAAACCGTGAATTTCAGCAACTGAAACTGGATGTGTTTCAGATCATGGTGGAACAATATGGCGTCCGGGCGTTTGCCCTAGAGGGCGATTACGGTGGGTGCGAGGCAGTCAACCGTTATATTCATGGTGGAGATGGTACAGCAAAAGAGGCTGCTGGCGCGATTGGGTTTGCCATCTACCGGACCGATGAAATGGAGGATCTGATTTCCTGGATGCGCAGCTATAACGAGACTGCTGCCGAAGGAGATGATATCCGGTTTTATGGGTTTGATATGCAGCAAACAGAATACAATTATCAATTCCTTCTGGAAGAATTGAAGAGCCTGGGTCATGATACTGCAGAACTGGAGAAACTCCGGGTCGGTGAGGAATGGTCTGCTTTATATAATCGCGAGGAAAGGGTATCGTTTCTTACTAAGCTCAATCAGGAGTTATCAGAGAGAAACCTCGCGTCCGACACGGATCGGGCCATGGATACAGCGGTGCATCTGACGGACATTTTATTGCAGAATCAGGCGATGGAAAAGGCGTATGAAGAGAATTTCGCGGACGCCAACGGGATCCGCGACCAGTACATGGCGGACAATACGATGTGGATCCTCGCACAGGAAGAGAAAAAGGGGAATGACAGGATTTTCATTACGGGACATAACGGTCATCTGGAGCAGTCAGGCACATATGTCGGCGGTGAGAATAAGGTTATGGGGAATCTGCTGACTGACAGAATCGGAAGGGATGCATACTTCGCCATAGGGACGGATTTTTATAAAACGACATGTAATTTTCCGACAAGCTCCGGAAAACGTGTGAACAGGACATTTTATTCGAGAGATCCGCTTGCGAAGGCTTCCCGTAAAAACGATTATGACGTTTCATGGCTGGATTTCTCAGTTATTCCCGCAGACGGGGGTTTGGCAGAAATGGTGAACGGATACATATTCATGGGCAACATCGGGGAGAATCCGATGGATGGCCTGAACGGAATTGTGTATCGTCTCCTCCCGTATGCTTATCGGGTCTGGCAGGTTCCGTCAGAGCTGTATGACGGGATGATCTTTGTGACAGAAGCGCATCCTATAAGTATCAATAACTGA
- a CDS encoding flavodoxin domain-containing protein: protein MNANTVIVYASKHHGNTKKLLEAIAEQEDVELLDIAENEQYDLSGYDRIGIASGIAYGKYYPQMLKFLENNLPCDKDVFYIHTAGDPRENHADSAKKIAEEKNCRCLGVFYCKGFDTFGPFKLVGGINKNRPNTEDMEQVLRFYRGLNK from the coding sequence ATGAATGCAAACACGGTTATAGTCTATGCTTCGAAACATCATGGAAATACGAAGAAATTATTAGAAGCTATAGCGGAGCAGGAAGATGTGGAGCTGTTGGATATTGCAGAGAATGAGCAATATGACCTTTCAGGTTATGACCGCATAGGGATTGCTTCCGGCATAGCCTATGGGAAGTATTACCCTCAGATGCTAAAGTTTCTTGAAAACAATCTTCCGTGCGATAAAGATGTATTTTACATTCATACTGCAGGAGATCCAAGAGAGAATCATGCGGATAGCGCGAAAAAAATTGCGGAAGAAAAAAACTGCCGCTGCCTGGGCGTGTTCTATTGTAAGGGATTTGATACTTTCGGACCATTCAAGCTGGTTGGAGGCATAAATAAAAATCGACCAAATACAGAGGATATGGAACAGGTGCTTCGGTTTTATCGAGGACTGAATAAATGA
- a CDS encoding CPBP family intramembrane glutamic endopeptidase has product MRKLYEKKEILFAVLWIVLYCVVLGTIRGNFGDTSIAMLIALLVFAAGIITFVKANHLEEKYGLTGWPKDMKRYLFFMPMWILATGNIWDGFAPSYQGASLVIAVLSMILVGFVEEMIFRGFLFRAMLGKDKTIVAIIVSALTFGIGHIVNLFTGHAGFETVMQIIFAISWGFILTMVCYKSGSIIPCIIAHSMIDVLSLFGADNELIDWIYIGVTIVVAIIYCTWLGKMKNEKPEDIG; this is encoded by the coding sequence ATGCGTAAGCTGTATGAAAAGAAAGAAATACTATTTGCAGTGCTTTGGATTGTCCTCTACTGCGTTGTTTTAGGCACGATCAGAGGAAACTTCGGGGATACGAGTATTGCCATGTTGATAGCGCTGCTTGTTTTTGCGGCAGGAATCATCACATTTGTAAAAGCAAATCATTTGGAAGAAAAATACGGACTTACCGGATGGCCGAAAGATATGAAGAGGTATCTGTTCTTTATGCCGATGTGGATTTTGGCTACGGGTAATATCTGGGATGGATTCGCTCCTTCCTATCAGGGCGCTTCACTGGTGATAGCGGTGCTCTCTATGATCCTTGTTGGCTTTGTGGAAGAAATGATCTTCAGAGGATTTCTTTTCAGGGCGATGCTGGGGAAGGATAAGACGATTGTGGCAATCATAGTTTCTGCTTTGACGTTCGGTATAGGTCATATCGTGAATCTCTTTACAGGACATGCAGGCTTTGAGACGGTCATGCAGATCATTTTTGCCATCAGCTGGGGATTTATCCTGACAATGGTCTGCTATAAGAGCGGCAGTATTATCCCGTGTATCATTGCGCACTCCATGATCGATGTCCTTTCGTTGTTCGGTGCGGATAATGAGCTGATTGACTGGATTTACATAGGAGTAACGATAGTAGTTGCGATTATTTACTGTACCTGGCTTGGCAAGATGAAAAATGAAAAACCGGAGGATATAGGATGA
- a CDS encoding PDDEXK nuclease domain-containing protein, whose product MSSKLIKHNDSYRSWIQEVSKRFRQSQIRAAMKVNDEMLRFYWSIGRDISAMHLDAEYGDGFYQAVSTDLQDVFPEVHSFSVTNLKYMKYFYELYPNAQNRPWLTEGYEAFSNRQQLVDDLRSAENRQRVVDDLGEEIIFYIPWGHHIFLLGKCRDDHDKALFYVCKTIENNWSRAVLMNIFDTALYERQGKAVTNFALTLPAVQSDLAQAITRDPYNFDFLTIRERYDEKELKAALMDKAENFLMELGTGFAYMGREVRIMVGDKEKFLDMLFYNTQQHCYVVVEVKAVDFDSSFAGQLGTYVVAVNHQRKTAVDNPTIGLLICKGMDRVEAQYALESTSQPLGVSSYELSKLIPEKFKGSLPTIEEIEAEFADPEDGQNIPKG is encoded by the coding sequence ATGAGCAGTAAGCTGATAAAACATAACGATTCCTATCGGAGTTGGATTCAGGAAGTCAGTAAACGGTTCCGCCAGAGCCAAATCAGGGCAGCTATGAAGGTGAATGATGAAATGCTGCGGTTTTACTGGTCGATTGGCAGGGACATTTCCGCAATGCACCTGGATGCGGAGTATGGTGATGGATTTTACCAGGCGGTCAGTACCGACTTGCAGGATGTTTTTCCGGAGGTACATTCATTTTCTGTTACGAACCTGAAATACATGAAGTATTTTTATGAGCTGTATCCGAATGCACAGAATCGTCCGTGGCTTACGGAGGGATACGAAGCTTTCTCAAATCGTCAGCAGCTTGTTGACGATTTGAGAAGTGCAGAAAACCGTCAGCGGGTTGTTGACGATTTGGGTGAGGAAATCATCTTCTATATTCCGTGGGGACATCATATATTTCTGCTCGGCAAATGCAGGGATGATCATGACAAGGCCTTGTTCTATGTCTGCAAGACCATCGAAAACAACTGGTCAAGAGCCGTCTTGATGAACATTTTTGATACTGCTCTGTATGAACGCCAGGGGAAGGCTGTTACGAACTTCGCCCTTACATTACCTGCTGTGCAGAGCGACCTGGCGCAGGCCATAACCCGCGATCCCTATAACTTTGATTTCCTTACGATTCGTGAGAGATACGATGAAAAAGAACTTAAAGCGGCTCTCATGGACAAAGCCGAAAACTTTCTAATGGAGCTTGGCACAGGTTTTGCCTATATGGGCCGTGAAGTCCGGATCATGGTCGGCGATAAAGAGAAATTCCTTGATATGCTCTTTTATAATACGCAACAGCATTGTTATGTTGTAGTTGAAGTGAAGGCCGTTGATTTTGATTCCTCATTCGCCGGCCAGTTGGGGACATATGTGGTGGCGGTGAACCATCAGCGTAAAACGGCGGTTGACAATCCAACAATCGGCTTGCTGATCTGTAAAGGGATGGATCGTGTCGAGGCACAGTATGCGCTTGAATCCACCAGTCAGCCTTTGGGAGTGTCCAGCTATGAATTGTCCAAACTGATTCCCGAAAAATTCAAAGGCAGCCTGCCGACGATAGAAGAAATTGAAGCGGAGTTTGCCGACCCGGAAGACGGACAGAATATCCCTAAAGGCTAA
- a CDS encoding TetR-like C-terminal domain-containing protein, whose product MKITKKMVTDASFEVIRASGHENLNARTISEYLGCSTQPVLYSFKTVDEIREAAYEIADQYHTEFIMPKDKEENPMLALGLNYVRFGQEEKNLFRFLFQTDKFGGKDVAVLMADPGLSEIMGIMAAGLKVDTEQAKEMFLTFFCVAHGMASLLANNSMEYDEGQCKKMLENVFFGMIAAKK is encoded by the coding sequence GTGAAAATTACAAAGAAAATGGTTACGGATGCCTCGTTTGAAGTGATCAGGGCAAGCGGACATGAGAACCTGAATGCCAGGACAATTTCGGAATATCTGGGTTGCTCAACCCAGCCGGTGCTGTACAGCTTCAAGACGGTGGATGAGATCAGGGAAGCCGCCTATGAGATAGCGGATCAGTATCATACGGAGTTCATTATGCCGAAGGATAAGGAGGAAAATCCGATGTTGGCTCTGGGACTCAATTATGTGCGGTTTGGACAGGAAGAAAAGAACCTGTTCCGTTTTCTGTTCCAGACAGATAAGTTTGGCGGAAAAGATGTGGCAGTTCTTATGGCTGATCCCGGACTTTCGGAGATCATGGGAATTATGGCGGCAGGGCTTAAGGTGGATACAGAGCAGGCAAAAGAGATGTTCCTGACATTTTTCTGTGTGGCTCATGGCATGGCGAGTCTGCTTGCCAATAATTCCATGGAATATGATGAGGGGCAGTGCAAGAAGATGCTGGAGAATGTCTTCTTTGGAATGATCGCTGCAAAGAAATAA
- a CDS encoding helix-turn-helix domain-containing protein, which yields MEFNEKLQELRKARSLTQEELAEALYVSRTAISKWESGRGYPSIDSLKEISRFFSVTIDELICSDEMITVAENDKREFVSKYISLICCVMDVLLVMLMFIPAFGNGTDFSGTVSLFGLTGISPWVRIVFIVIISIAILNGICGVIIAHFNKPVWIRHRLVTGLVLSILEVIVFIATRQPYAGIVCLAFLVIKGFLIAKTK from the coding sequence ATGGAGTTCAATGAAAAGCTGCAGGAATTGAGAAAGGCCAGGTCGCTGACACAGGAAGAACTGGCGGAGGCTCTGTATGTTTCAAGAACCGCAATATCGAAGTGGGAGTCCGGCAGAGGGTATCCAAGCATCGACTCGTTAAAAGAAATCTCACGGTTTTTCTCCGTTACGATTGATGAACTGATCTGTTCGGATGAGATGATCACTGTGGCAGAAAACGATAAGCGGGAATTTGTCAGTAAATATATCTCGCTCATTTGCTGCGTGATGGATGTTCTGCTGGTGATGCTGATGTTTATTCCCGCCTTTGGAAATGGGACAGATTTCTCCGGGACGGTATCTCTATTCGGATTGACCGGAATCAGCCCGTGGGTGAGGATCGTATTTATCGTGATTATCAGCATTGCGATTCTGAACGGAATCTGCGGTGTGATCATTGCCCATTTCAATAAACCTGTTTGGATCAGACACCGGCTTGTTACGGGATTGGTTCTGTCGATACTCGAGGTTATAGTGTTTATTGCGACAAGGCAGCCGTATGCCGGTATCGTCTGTTTAGCGTTCCTGGTTATAAAAGGTTTTTTGATAGCCAAAACGAAATGA